The Streptomyces sp. BHT-5-2 genomic interval AGGTCCGAGGAGGGAGCCAGCGATGATTCTGCTTCGTCGCCTGCTGGGTGACGTGCTGCGCCGACAGCGTCAGCGCCAAGGCCGCACCCTGCGCGAGGTCTCGTCCTCCGCCCGGGTGTCGCTCGGCTACTTGTCCGAGGTCGAGAGGGGCCAGAAGGAGGCGTCCTCCGAGCTGCTCTCGGCGATCTGCGACGCGCTGGATGTGCGCATGTCCGAGCTGATGCGGGAGGTCAGCGACGAGCTGGCGCTCGCCGAGCTGGCCGCGTCCGCGGCCGTGACCGACACGGTGCCGGCACCGGTCCGGCCGAAGCTCAATTCGGTGTCCGTCACGTCCCTGGCCGGTGTGCCGGAGGAGCGCGTGACCATCAAGTCCCCGGCCGACGTCGTGGATGTCGTCGCGGCCTGACACCGCAGACCACGCATACGCGAAGCCCCGGCGGGCAGCAGCCCCGCCGGGGCTTCGCGTATGCCCGTCGGTTCCCGGCCGGGGCCCGGCCGGCCGTCTCCGGGCTGCTCGGTGTGAAGCCCTGGCCCGTACCATGGGGCCAAATCGGAATATTCGCCCGAATATCCTTAATGCACCTGAAAGGGAGTATCTGGATGTCTGTGGTCACAAGCACGCTGTCCGATGAAGCCCGTACCGTCGTCGGCAACGCCCTCCAGGGCGCCCTGGTCGATCTGGTGGATCTCTCCCTGGTCGCCAAGCAGGTGCACTGGAACGTCGTCGGTCCGCGCTTCCGCTCCGTCCACCTCCAGCTCGACGACGTCGTCGCCTCCGCGCGGCAGCACGCCGACACGGTGGCCGAGCGGGCCTCGGCGATCGGGGTCACGCCGGACGGCCGGTGCGCGACGGTCGCCAAGACCAGCGGCATCAGCGAGGCGCCCGACGGCTGGGTCAAGGACGGCGACGTCGTCCGCACGATGGTGGACGCGCTCGGCGCGATCATCGGGCGGATGCGGGAGCGGATCGCCGCCACCGACGAGCCCGACCCGGTCTCCCAGGACATCCTCATCGGCCTCACCGCCGATCTGGAGAAGCACCACTGGATGTTCCAGGCCGAGGCCCACTGACCGTGACCGCGACGCGGTGACCGGTCGCCGACCGGGCCCGCCGCCCGGGACCCGGAGCGCACCGCACGCGCCGGGCGTGCGCCGGTGCGCCCCTGCCGCCGGGCGGCGGGCCCGGTCTAGCGTCGGCCCGAGGAGGCAGGCATGGCGAGGCGTGCGAGGTCCGTGCCGGGACGGTGGATATCCGCGGCGCTCGTCGGGGGCCTGTGGTGGTGGGCGGTGTGCCGGCTGGTTCTGTGGCCGGGGTCGGCGGGGCCGGTGGAGGGCACGGTGGCCGTGGCCGGCTGGGGGCTCAGTCTGCTGCCGGTGCACTGCGTTCCGTG includes:
- a CDS encoding helix-turn-helix domain-containing protein, whose product is MILLRRLLGDVLRRQRQRQGRTLREVSSSARVSLGYLSEVERGQKEASSELLSAICDALDVRMSELMREVSDELALAELAASAAVTDTVPAPVRPKLNSVSVTSLAGVPEERVTIKSPADVVDVVAA
- a CDS encoding Dps family protein: MSVVTSTLSDEARTVVGNALQGALVDLVDLSLVAKQVHWNVVGPRFRSVHLQLDDVVASARQHADTVAERASAIGVTPDGRCATVAKTSGISEAPDGWVKDGDVVRTMVDALGAIIGRMRERIAATDEPDPVSQDILIGLTADLEKHHWMFQAEAH